In Triticum aestivum cultivar Chinese Spring chromosome 5B, IWGSC CS RefSeq v2.1, whole genome shotgun sequence, the following proteins share a genomic window:
- the LOC123113171 gene encoding protein AMEIOTIC 1 homolog isoform X2 — protein MEAEAEAVRTTPPCAAHTQDSPMRPQVPRFYYKKRPAVHNRTGKDDDSSPKIQPPSSPVSRQSLSTSAIPTYHAGGFYEIDHDMLPPESPIHLKSIRVVKVSEHTSHDITVSFPSLLALRSFFSNFRAPSAGPELDERFVMSSNHAARILRRRVAEQELEGEMHQDSFWLVNPCVFDFSASSGPATEQDALSSPEAPPAPPKAPAVTSCLLATLKCDGAGWGVRRRVRYIGRHREVAKEASIGGYETEASVKELQRPAQEDDRRSSIRAKRKREEAEGSKDKPGNPAKEKKSKPYKSPKKQKRRHVESRDGDPRRGKDRWSAERYAAAERSLLEIMRSSGATLGAPVMRQALREQARKRIGDTGLLDHLLKHMAGRVPDGSTDRFRRRHNADGAMEYWLEPAELAEVRRQAGVADPYWVPPPGWKPGDDVSPAAGDLLIKRQTEELAEELNDVKRNMEQLSSNMVELGKEAKSEAERAYSSWKEKYQKVVKANEKLEKQVSSLKDTYENVVQKHSKLKKEVRSLKDKYDFVVEKNDKLEEQMASLSSSFMSLKEQFLLAEKLKSTGIEEVAVVGQNEGRRALDFGGGEQSQSQSQSQSQSRQRSDVTAVQAQAGEKRTARKSSFRICKPQGTFLWPSSSGTDMSGSGGGSSGISIDHHHHQLPRRVEVVMAEEAMLGAGDYFSTPPSASSTTNAGKLLALPSPRSPLQPQPLFTAGFTVPALHPFAGLTLRHMDSPSSPCGASLLQQGGRRMAMPNLEAGGMSTVVGTDLALATPSYC, from the exons atggaggcggaggcggaggcggtgaGGACCACTCCTCCGTGCGCGGCTCACACGCAGGACTCCCCCATG AGGCCACAGGTGCCCAGGTTCTACTACAAGAAGAGGCCTGCAGTCCACAACAGAACTGGCAAGGATGATGATAGCAGCCCCAAGATCCAACCGCCCAGCTCGCCCGTCAGCAGACAGAGCCTGTCAACCTCTGCCATCCCCACCTATCATGCTG GAGGGTTCTACGAGATCGACCACGACATGCTGCCCCCCGAATCTCCAATCCATCTCAAGTCCATACGCGTGGTTAAG GTGAGCGAGCACACGAGCCACGACATCACTGTGAGCTTCCCGTCCCTCCTGGCGCTGCGGAGCTTCTTCTCCAATTTCCGGGCGCCCAGCGCCGGGCCAGAGCTCGACGAGCGCTTCGTCATGAGCAGCAACCACGCCGCGCGCATCCTGCGCCGCCGGGTGGCCGAGCAGGAGCTCGAGGGCGAGATGCACCAGGACAGCTTCTGGCTTGTCAACCCCTGCGTCTTCGACTTCAGCGCGTCGTCTGGCCCAGCAACGGAACAGGACGCGCTGTCGTCGCCTGAAGCTCCACCGGCTCCGCCCAAGGCGCCGGCGGTCACCTCCTGCCTCCTCGCCACCCTGAAGTGCGATGGCGCCGGGTGGGGCGTGCGGCGCCGCGTCAGGTACATTGGCCGGCATCGCGAAGTTGCCAAGGAGGCCAGCATCGGCGGCTACGAAACAGAGGCCAGCGTCAAGGAGCTGCAGCGCCCGGCGCAGGAAGATGACAGGAGGAGCTCAATCAGAGCCAAGAGGAAGCGCGAGGAGGCAGAGGGAAGCAAGGACAAGCCCGGCAACCCGgcgaaggagaagaagagcaagccatacaagagccccaagaaacagaAGAGGCGCCACGTGGAGTCTagagacggcgaccctcggcgcgGCAAGGACCGGTGGTCGGCCGAGCGGtacgcggcggcggagaggagcctGCTCGAGATCATGCGCTCCAGCGGCGCCACCCTCGGCGCCCCGGTGATGCGGCAGGCGCTGCGGGAGCAAGCCCGCAAGCGCATCGGCGACACCGGACTCCTGGACCACCTGCTCAAGCACATGGCCGGAAGGGTGCCCGATGGCAGCACGGACCGGTTCCGGCGCCGTCACAACGCGGATGGCGCCATGGAGTACTGGCTGGAGCCAGCCGAGCTGGCGGAGGTGCGCCGGCAGGCCGGCGTGGCTGATCCGTACTGGGTGCCGCCGCCCGGGTGGAAGCCCGGTGATGACGTGTCCCCAGCTGCCGGTGATCTCCTGATTAAGAGGCAGACGGAGGAGCTCGCTGaggagctcaatgatgtcaaaag GAACATGGAGCAGCTGAGCTCTAACATGGTGGAGCTGGGCAAGGAAGCGAAATCTGAGGCTGAAAGAGCTTACAGTTCATGGAAG GAGAAGTACCAGAAGGTGGTTAAGGCAAATGAAAAGCTAGAGAAGCAGGTGTCGTCTTTGAAG GACACCTACGAGAATGTGGTTCAGAAACATAGTAAGTTAAAGAAGGAGGTGCGGTCACTGAAG GATAAGTATGATTTTGTAGTCGAAAAGAATGATAAGCTGGAGGAACAGATGGCTTCTCTCTCAAGCTCCTTCATGTCTTTAAAG GAGCAATTTCTGTTGGCAGAGAAGCTGAAGAGTACTGGAATAGAGGAGGTGGCTGTTGTGGGTCAGAACGAGGGGAGGCGGGCGCTAGATTTTGGTGGTGGTGAGCAGAGCCAGAGCCAGAGCCAGAGCCAGAGCCAGAGCAGGCAGCGTTCAGATGTTACGGCCGTCCAGGCCCAGGCCGGCGAGAAGAGGACGGCGAGGAAGAGCAGCTTCCGCATCTGCAAGCCACAGGGCACGTTCCTGTGGCCAAGCAGCAGCGGCACGGACATGAGCGGGAGCGGGGGAGGCAGCAGCGGCATCAgcatcgaccaccaccaccaccagctccCCCGCAGAGTTGAGGTGGTGATGGCGGAGGAGGCGATGCTGGGGGCCGGGGACTACTTCTCCACGCCGCCGTCGGCGTCGTCCACCACCAACGCGGGCAAGCTGCTGGCCCTGCCCAGCCCCAGGTCACCCCTCCAGCCACAGCCGCTCTTCACCGCAGGCTTCACCGTCCCGGCCCTGCACCCCTTCGCCGGCCTCACCTTGCGCCACATG GATTCGCCGTCGTCGCCCTGCGGTGCTAGTCTGCTGCAGCAGGGGGGGAGGAGGATGGCCATGCCCAACCTGGAGGCCGGAGGGATGAGCACCGTGGTGGGCACGGACCTGGCCCTCGCCACTCCCTCCTACTGCTGA
- the LOC123113171 gene encoding protein AMEIOTIC 1 homolog isoform X1, with product MEAEAEAVRTTPPCAAHTQDSPMRPQVPRFYYKKRPAVHNRTGKDDDSSPKIQPPSSPVSRQSLSTSAIPTYHAAGGFYEIDHDMLPPESPIHLKSIRVVKVSEHTSHDITVSFPSLLALRSFFSNFRAPSAGPELDERFVMSSNHAARILRRRVAEQELEGEMHQDSFWLVNPCVFDFSASSGPATEQDALSSPEAPPAPPKAPAVTSCLLATLKCDGAGWGVRRRVRYIGRHREVAKEASIGGYETEASVKELQRPAQEDDRRSSIRAKRKREEAEGSKDKPGNPAKEKKSKPYKSPKKQKRRHVESRDGDPRRGKDRWSAERYAAAERSLLEIMRSSGATLGAPVMRQALREQARKRIGDTGLLDHLLKHMAGRVPDGSTDRFRRRHNADGAMEYWLEPAELAEVRRQAGVADPYWVPPPGWKPGDDVSPAAGDLLIKRQTEELAEELNDVKRNMEQLSSNMVELGKEAKSEAERAYSSWKEKYQKVVKANEKLEKQVSSLKDTYENVVQKHSKLKKEVRSLKDKYDFVVEKNDKLEEQMASLSSSFMSLKEQFLLAEKLKSTGIEEVAVVGQNEGRRALDFGGGEQSQSQSQSQSQSRQRSDVTAVQAQAGEKRTARKSSFRICKPQGTFLWPSSSGTDMSGSGGGSSGISIDHHHHQLPRRVEVVMAEEAMLGAGDYFSTPPSASSTTNAGKLLALPSPRSPLQPQPLFTAGFTVPALHPFAGLTLRHMDSPSSPCGASLLQQGGRRMAMPNLEAGGMSTVVGTDLALATPSYC from the exons atggaggcggaggcggaggcggtgaGGACCACTCCTCCGTGCGCGGCTCACACGCAGGACTCCCCCATG AGGCCACAGGTGCCCAGGTTCTACTACAAGAAGAGGCCTGCAGTCCACAACAGAACTGGCAAGGATGATGATAGCAGCCCCAAGATCCAACCGCCCAGCTCGCCCGTCAGCAGACAGAGCCTGTCAACCTCTGCCATCCCCACCTATCATGCTG CAGGAGGGTTCTACGAGATCGACCACGACATGCTGCCCCCCGAATCTCCAATCCATCTCAAGTCCATACGCGTGGTTAAG GTGAGCGAGCACACGAGCCACGACATCACTGTGAGCTTCCCGTCCCTCCTGGCGCTGCGGAGCTTCTTCTCCAATTTCCGGGCGCCCAGCGCCGGGCCAGAGCTCGACGAGCGCTTCGTCATGAGCAGCAACCACGCCGCGCGCATCCTGCGCCGCCGGGTGGCCGAGCAGGAGCTCGAGGGCGAGATGCACCAGGACAGCTTCTGGCTTGTCAACCCCTGCGTCTTCGACTTCAGCGCGTCGTCTGGCCCAGCAACGGAACAGGACGCGCTGTCGTCGCCTGAAGCTCCACCGGCTCCGCCCAAGGCGCCGGCGGTCACCTCCTGCCTCCTCGCCACCCTGAAGTGCGATGGCGCCGGGTGGGGCGTGCGGCGCCGCGTCAGGTACATTGGCCGGCATCGCGAAGTTGCCAAGGAGGCCAGCATCGGCGGCTACGAAACAGAGGCCAGCGTCAAGGAGCTGCAGCGCCCGGCGCAGGAAGATGACAGGAGGAGCTCAATCAGAGCCAAGAGGAAGCGCGAGGAGGCAGAGGGAAGCAAGGACAAGCCCGGCAACCCGgcgaaggagaagaagagcaagccatacaagagccccaagaaacagaAGAGGCGCCACGTGGAGTCTagagacggcgaccctcggcgcgGCAAGGACCGGTGGTCGGCCGAGCGGtacgcggcggcggagaggagcctGCTCGAGATCATGCGCTCCAGCGGCGCCACCCTCGGCGCCCCGGTGATGCGGCAGGCGCTGCGGGAGCAAGCCCGCAAGCGCATCGGCGACACCGGACTCCTGGACCACCTGCTCAAGCACATGGCCGGAAGGGTGCCCGATGGCAGCACGGACCGGTTCCGGCGCCGTCACAACGCGGATGGCGCCATGGAGTACTGGCTGGAGCCAGCCGAGCTGGCGGAGGTGCGCCGGCAGGCCGGCGTGGCTGATCCGTACTGGGTGCCGCCGCCCGGGTGGAAGCCCGGTGATGACGTGTCCCCAGCTGCCGGTGATCTCCTGATTAAGAGGCAGACGGAGGAGCTCGCTGaggagctcaatgatgtcaaaag GAACATGGAGCAGCTGAGCTCTAACATGGTGGAGCTGGGCAAGGAAGCGAAATCTGAGGCTGAAAGAGCTTACAGTTCATGGAAG GAGAAGTACCAGAAGGTGGTTAAGGCAAATGAAAAGCTAGAGAAGCAGGTGTCGTCTTTGAAG GACACCTACGAGAATGTGGTTCAGAAACATAGTAAGTTAAAGAAGGAGGTGCGGTCACTGAAG GATAAGTATGATTTTGTAGTCGAAAAGAATGATAAGCTGGAGGAACAGATGGCTTCTCTCTCAAGCTCCTTCATGTCTTTAAAG GAGCAATTTCTGTTGGCAGAGAAGCTGAAGAGTACTGGAATAGAGGAGGTGGCTGTTGTGGGTCAGAACGAGGGGAGGCGGGCGCTAGATTTTGGTGGTGGTGAGCAGAGCCAGAGCCAGAGCCAGAGCCAGAGCCAGAGCAGGCAGCGTTCAGATGTTACGGCCGTCCAGGCCCAGGCCGGCGAGAAGAGGACGGCGAGGAAGAGCAGCTTCCGCATCTGCAAGCCACAGGGCACGTTCCTGTGGCCAAGCAGCAGCGGCACGGACATGAGCGGGAGCGGGGGAGGCAGCAGCGGCATCAgcatcgaccaccaccaccaccagctccCCCGCAGAGTTGAGGTGGTGATGGCGGAGGAGGCGATGCTGGGGGCCGGGGACTACTTCTCCACGCCGCCGTCGGCGTCGTCCACCACCAACGCGGGCAAGCTGCTGGCCCTGCCCAGCCCCAGGTCACCCCTCCAGCCACAGCCGCTCTTCACCGCAGGCTTCACCGTCCCGGCCCTGCACCCCTTCGCCGGCCTCACCTTGCGCCACATG GATTCGCCGTCGTCGCCCTGCGGTGCTAGTCTGCTGCAGCAGGGGGGGAGGAGGATGGCCATGCCCAACCTGGAGGCCGGAGGGATGAGCACCGTGGTGGGCACGGACCTGGCCCTCGCCACTCCCTCCTACTGCTGA